One Podospora pseudopauciseta strain CBS 411.78 chromosome 4, whole genome shotgun sequence genomic window, TCAAGCCCAGGAACCACCGATCTGAACATTGTGACAACGTCGTGATCTGCCCAGTTGTGGGTACACTGCCGGATGAGGTATGCCGAAGCGCCTTTGTATGGCTGAGGCTCGAAGAAGCTTGCCCGAGAGAACGACACGCGGTTACGGACATCGTCGGTGAGGAGGCGTTGGCCTTGGGCGAGCATATCTTCGGATTCATCCTGGACGATGAAGTTGAGATGGGGGAAGGTCTGTGAAGGTTAGCAAACATTGGGGAAGTCATGTTTCAGGGGAAGGGGACTTACTCGAGCGAGAATGAGAGCGACATGGCCGCTTCCACCGCCGATATCTACCACGTTTCCCTTGATGCTTCCCCAGTTGAAGTTATCACGCAATTCGGTGACGCTGTTTTCCACTGTGATTCGATGGTCAGATACCTTCACTCTTTGTCCAGGATAACAAGCCGAGCAGAAACTTActcttcctccacccagCCATCGCCTTCGCAAACCTCCCAGCATGTTCCGGGTGCTTGGAATAATACCTAAAAATCGGCACCCCATGTCTGGCGTAAAACGGGCAATGCACACTGTCAGACTCATTGGGAGTCGCCTTCAGAGCAACACTCGACTCGGCCGCTGCCTTGATCATCTCGTCAAACCTGTCATGCAGCTAGAGTCAAcgaccacaaccacccaaacagaaggaaaaggcagaTGACTCACGAATAATGCACCATAGACCtaacctcatcatcctgcTGCAGCGCATACGAGAACGAATTATGCGAGAAAtgccccttcctcctctcctgaAAGAACCGATGGGttatcaacaacctcaccacccttccTGTCCTGTCGGTGTCCAAACCTGCCTTTTTTGCGAGTTCCTCCACGGAGATTTCCCCCTCGGCTGGGATAAGCGTGAAGAAGTCAAAGTCGAGGGCGATTTGGAATGCGGCGATTTCGTAGCCCCGCATGAGGAAGTGGCGGTAGAAGAGCGCTGGTCCGTCGACGAGACGCTGTAGGTCTTCTAGGAGGGTGCGGAGGCTGCCTTGGAGCTCGCGGTAGTCTGCCTTGTTGGGGggtgaggcggaggagggggagaaggtggaggcggggaggttgttggattGGAGGTAGGCGGTGATTTCTTtggttttggagaggatgccCTCGGCcagggcgaggatggagacGTTTTCGGCGGTGTCGGACATGGTGGAGGTTTGGTACCTAGAGTGGGATCTGGTTGCTGTCGATgtatggtgatggtggttggtgtgCTGTCAAGTGTGTGGTAgtgacggtggtgggatggtCAAAGATCAAGGTTTTTGAAGGATTGGAAGTGTCACAATCGCGATTGATTCTCGGCCGAGTTCGTGAGCATGATCTGGGTGATGATCTTGATCTCATGCATTGACCGTACAAAGCAGATGCCCGAGAAATCTCGGTCTGACCACCACAGGTTGCATTTCCGCAGCAGAATGGCCCACTTGCGGATCATCGGCCAAAGTTCTCTGCACCGATATTGCACGGTGCGGTCTCAACGCATAGGGGATGCGTTATTGTCCGTCGACTCTACAGTAGACATACAACCTTCAAATCAGGAGGGCCTCGGCCGAAGGACGTCGGAGCAGTTGAGATCACTGCTATCAACAGACGCTAAAGGACTCGATGGTGTATGATTGCCAGCTTGAGGACACCAGAGATTCACCGAGATACATATCTTGTGATTGTGCCTAGAATTTTGGAGATCCAGAATAGAACCATTGTACCCAAGCGGAAGATTACTGTCTCAAAACGAATGTCAACAGAGCGTAGATAGTCTCAACACTAAGCTatgtcctcctcatccatcctCGAAGGCCCACATGAGCCCGTAGCCATCATCGGCATGGGTAAGCTGCAATCTCATCAGTCCTTTCTGGACTGGCCATGTAATACTAACGTTTCTCACAGGCTGCCGGTGGGCCGGTGACATTCGTGACCCTTCAGGGCTATGGGACCTTCTGAAGAACAAACGTGACGGCTGGCGCGAATTCAACCACCCTAGATTCTCTGCCAAGGGCTTCTACCACTCCAACAAAGAGCGCCCAGGATCCATGAGAACACCCGGTGCGTTTCTCATGGACGAAGATGCTCGCCTATTTGATCATTCCCTCTTCGGCATCACCGGGCGAGAAGCCGAAACCCTCGACCCGTCTCAACGGAAGCTGCTCGAAGTGGTGTACGAGGCTCTCGAGAACGGAGGGGAGACTTGGGAGAGTATTTCAGGAACACGAACCGGGGTGTATATCGGCAACTTCGCCCTCGATCACATCCTCATTCAGGCGCGGGATTGGGAGAGCCCAAAGTCATACGCTGCCACGGGAGCGGACACGAGTATTCTCGCCAATCGTATCAGTTACATCTTCAACCTTCATGGTCCAAGGTATGCATTGGTCTTCCTAGAAATCAACGTTAGTCGGGCAATCAGGGGCTAATGGTTACCGCAGTCTGGCCACAAACACCGCCTGCTCATCCTCCATGTATGCCCTGCACATGGCCGTCAGTGCGATCCGTAGTGGTGACTGTGACGGCGCCATAGTCGCGGCAGCCAACTGGATATCCGATCCCAGCATGCAGTTTGTGCTCGACAAGCTCGGCGCACTCTCGCCCACGGCGCGATGTCACACGTTCGACGCCTCTGCAGACGGTTACGCCCGTGGGGAGGGCTACGCCGCTCTATATCTCAAGAAATCCACCATAGCCGTGGTAGACTCGTTGCCAATTCGAGCCATGATTCGAGGCACCgccatcaacgccaacgGCCGGACAGGAGGCATCACCCGACCCAGCATAGCCGGACAGGAAGACGTCATTCGCGAGGCCTACAAACACGCCGGCGGCCTCCCCTTCTCAGAAACGACATTCTTCGAGTGCCATGGCACGGGCACACAAGCCGGCGACCCGATTGAAGTGACGGCCGTCGGCAACGTCTTTGCTTCCTCTCGGTCAGACGCCCCGGAAGACCGGCTCCTCATCGGCTCCATCAAGCCAAACCTTGGCCACACGGAAGGTGCAAGTGCCATCGCTTCGGTTATGAAGGTGGTTCTTTCCCTCGAAGCAGGCCAAATCCCACCAACCTTTGGGATCGAGGAACTGAACCCGAGCATCGACTTTGCGGGAGCCAAAGTCGAAGTTGTCAAAGATGGCACGATACCCTGGCCGGAAGGAAAGCTCCGGCGCGCAAGCGTAAATTCCTTCGGGTTCGGCGGGGCCAACGGGCACTGTATTATCGACCACGTCAATGTGGTTCTCCCCGACTACATCAAGCCCGGAATCTCTGGGGCCGGCGCCTCAGCCAACAGCCATACCGCCAACGGGTATTCCAACGGGAAGGCCCACGAGGGCAACAACGGAGTGGTGACGCCACCTGCTGACCACTCCCCTCTCACGACTAAACCGAGAAAGACGACGAAGGCAGACGCCACCACGCGTGACCTCGTGCTTCTCCCGTTCTCGGCCCATACCGAGCAATCCCTCAAGTCGAATATTGCCGCCCTCTCTCGCGTCATCCACCGGTGGCCCCTTGCAGATATCGCCTACACCCTGAGCTCCAAACGATCACGTTTCCAGCAGCGTTCATTCCGCATCGTCGCCAAGAGCGATATCCAAACCGGGCTCGCCACAGAAAGTCGTATCCTAACAAGCCCCCTGCGGCCAGCAAACATCGGATATGTTTTCACGGGTCAGGGCGCACAGTGGCATGCCATGGGCGCCCAGCTATTCGAGTACGCCGTCTTTCGCGCGGCGATCACCCACCTGGACCGGGTGATGGATGCACTACCATCCCGGTCCACGTGGAAGATTTCCGATGTCCTAGCCGGCAACTGCGAGCCCGATCTCGTGCTGTCACCCCAAGTGTCCCAAGTGGCCTGTACCGCCGTTCAGATCGGGCTCATCGATTTGCTTGCATCGTGGTCTATCGCGCCTGCCGCAGTGGTTGGCCACTCCTCTGGCGAAATGGCAGCGGCGTATGCGTCGGGGTATATCACAGCTGCCGAAGCTATTACTGCTGCCTACTTTCGCGGTTTGGCCGTGTCGCAGAATAAGGCAAAGGGCGCCATGTTGGCTGTGGGTGTTGGGATGGATGCCGCGATGGAATACCTGGACGGAAAGGAAGACCGCATTAAGATTGCGGCGATCAACTCGCCCGGCAGTGTCACGCTGTCTGGTGACGAGGATGCCATCGAGTCCCTGTCGGCCTCGCTCAACGAGGAAGGCGTGTTCAACCGTGTCCTTCGAACTGGCGGAAATGCCTACCATTCACATCACATGGTGGCACTGGGCGGGCAATACAACGACATGCTGTCTAAGGGACTTGAGCACATCGACAATATCGGACTGGTTGACAAGAACCAGAGATACCCTCTCATCCGCTGGGTGTCGTCGGTGACCCCTGATGAGGCCATGGCTTTTGAGGTGGGTGCTTCGTACTGGAGAGCAAACCTTGAATCATCCGTCCGCTTCTCCGAGGCTGTCAGCGGGATGATGAGCTTGGAGGGTGACCAAGCCGTTGATATCTTGGTGGAGCTCGGCCCGCACCCGGCGCTGAAGAGCCCGGTGGACCAGATATTGAAGAGTATCGGCAAGTCTGCACCACATGTCGCATCACTGAAGAGAGGAGAAGACAGCCGGGAGTCTGTGCTCCAGCTCGCCGGCACCCTGTTTAGCCTGAATGCCGAAGTGGACTTGGTTGCAGTAAACGCAGTCGATGATGGCTTGCACGAGGGCCGGTGGAGTCTCGCGCACGGCTGTACGGCAGTCGATCTCCCCCCTTACCAGTACACATATGGACCGGTCAATTACTATGAGAGCCGGCTTAGCAAGGAATATCGACTTCGACAGGTCCTTAGGCACGACCTTATAGGCGCCCGGCTGCCCGGCGCCAGCAAGCTACGGCCTCAATGGCGGAATATTCTTCGACTTAAGGATGTGCCCTGGTTGGGCGACCACCGCTTGATTCCTGACGCCGTCTTCCCTGCGGCGGGCTTCATTGCTATGGGAATAGAGGCCGCCACGCAGGTGTACCACGAGCTCCCCAAGGCATATGAGATCACGGGGTACTCGCTCCGCAAGGTTGACATCGCGACCGCCCTGCGGCTTCCCGAAGATGattgtggtgttgatatcATCCTCAGTTTGGAACTGGCAGACACGGACGCAACGGTCAAATCACCTGGCTGGTCCCGTTTCACCGTCAGTTCGGTATCCAGGGATTCCGATGAGTGGACGGAGCACTGCACAGGTCTCGTCAAAATCGAGACCTCGGAGAAGCCTGCGGTGGCCAGCAAGATGGGCTCTTTGACGGACCCCCGATTCCCCGGCACACATGCGTGGTACAACAAGTTCACCGAGATTGGCATCGGCTATGGCCCAACTTTCCAGCCTCTCTCCGATATCCGGGCAGACCCCAACCAGAATTTAGCCCAAGCAACCGTGGCGCTGAACACAACGGACAACACGATCGAAGGAGGAGAGTCAAGCTATGCGCTCCATCCGGCGGCCCTCGACGGCACCTTCCAGCTAGGTCTCATTGCCTGCTACGGTGGCCAATTGGAACGTGCATACACTGCCTTCGTGCCTGTCCACCTTTCAAGCATGTATCTGAAAGCAGGACTCAACCCGCATACACCCGCAACAGCCATAGCCCACGGTCAGACCCAAGGCCTGCGCGGTGCCTACATCAAGCTGCAAATGACTGACGAAAGCGGCAGCGTTGTCCTGGACGTCGACACGCTGCGCTGTCTTAGTTTCAAGGAGTCCAAGTCGGACGAGTACACCATGCAGTCCAAGAAGGCCCTGAGCAGCCCTTTCACCAGGCTCACCTGGAAGCCCGACATCCGTACTCTTAACAACGACCAGATCCGGGCACTGTTCCCCCCCCCACAGGAAAATAACCAAGGTGCCGCAAGCCTCGAGGTGGTCGACATGATCTGCTGCCTGGTCGTGGCGGACATCTACGAGGTATTCATCAAAAGCGCAACCAGCGTACCCCAGCCCAAAGGTGAACTCCGCCACTGGGTCTCTTGGCTGAAGTGGTGCGTCGAGGAAGACAATCGGGAGAATATGGTCGAAGCCAAGAGTCTTCCTGCCGTCCAGCGTCACCAGCTGCTTAAGAAGCTGTACGTCGAGGCCGGTGATCGGCCCGAGGCACAGGCGGCCCGGAGACTGCACGAGAACATGGGTGAAATCCTCGCAGAGCGCAAGACAGGTATTGACGTCCTCGTGCCGGATGGACTCCTCACGGCGCTGTACGAGACAGGCCATGTCATTGTGGGCTCATACCCGCAGCTACGTAATGTCCTCGACTGCCTCGGCCATGCCAATCCCAATATGCGTATTTTAGAGGTCGGCGCAGGTACTGGTGCAGGCACACGAGTAGCTATGGGGGCGCTGACAAGGTCGAACGGCATTAAGCGGTACGCTGATTACACGTTTACTGATATCTCGGCTGGTTTCTTGACGGCCGCTCATGAGTTCATGTCAGGCTATCGTGATGTGAACTACGCTGTTTTGGATATCGGGGAGGATCCGCTCGCCCATGGGTTTGAGCCGGTCTACGATGTGGTCTTTGCATGTGAGGCTATCCACGCAACGGCCAGTATGGATGTAACCCTCGAAAACTGCCggaggttgttgaagccGGGAGGCAGGTTAGTGCTGGTGGAGAGCACGCGTATGAGAGTGCTGCTGGGGCTGCTGTACGGTACTCTCACGGGTTATTggctgggggttggtgacggTCGTACTGAGGGGCCTTTCATGGACCTGGAGACCTGGGACAGGCGATTGAGGAAGGCCGGCTTCTCGGGCACGGAGCTGGCCCTTGATGACTACAACCGCCCCCATAACACGACCTCCATCCTCGTTTCCACCCGTGTCGAAGAGTCTTACGTGGTCACCAACAAAGACACAGAGGCAAAGGAAGGTCCGGCCGCCGTGATCCATCTTTTGCACGGAGCCAATGGCCCGTCGCCTCTCTTGGAGCAAGTCTCCAGTGAGTTTGAGCGTTGTGGCGTCAAAGCTGTGGCGTGTTCGATCAATGAAGCGTCCGAAACAGTACGGCCCAACGCCCGCACCGTGGTATTCCTCAACGACGAGAATGACCTCTTTGACACTGAAAACGCCAGCCTTCTCAACTCGTTCCAGCATCTTGCCCGAAACACCAAGAGCATGGTCTGGTTGACGTCGAGTGGAATTGCCAAAGGTCAGGACCCTCGGGCCGCCTTCATGATTGGCCTTCTCCGAACCATCGCGACTGAGAACCCGGCCGGCCGTTTCCTCTCCATTGACATTGATGCGGAGACTTTCGGAGAACAGGATGATGCTCTCATTCGCAACATCGTCAAATCCGAGCTAGCCCTGCAGAATGAGGATGCCTCTGATGAAGAAGGTAGCAAGGACCGAGAGTTTGTCTGGCAGGACGGCTGTATGTGGGTGAGCCGGGTAGTCCCTGACACAGAGCTCGGCGTGTATATCGACCTAAGCAAAACACCTACGAGCAGAGGCTCTCGGATGGTTCCCATTGGCAGTCAAGGTCCTGTTCGTGCGGCATTCGAGACCCCCGGCATCCTTACTTCGCTATACTTCCGAGCCTATACAGAGCTCTTGCAGCCCATCCCAGCGGACTACGTTGACGTTCAAGTGGCAGCTGTGGGCGTGAACTGGAAGGATTTGGGCCTCACGTCAGGTCGATTCGACGCAACTGGCAGCAACCTGTCGTCAGAATACGCCGGCGTTGTAACCAAGATCGGTGCCGCAGTGGATGGTCTGTCTGTTGGGGATCGTGTCTATGGTGTCGGCAGAGGCCAGTTTGGAAACTACACGAGAGTTCCTGCCGCATTTGCACAAAAGCTCGAGCCAGGAGACATTCTCACCGAGATGGCTACGATGCCACTGGTGTACATGACAGCCATCTATGCCTTTGACTATGTGGCACGGCTTAGAAAAGGCCAGAAGGTGTTGCTACAGTCTGCCACAGGCGGGCTGGGCTTGGCGGCTATTCAGGTTGCGCGGGCTCGGGGTGCCGATGTATTCGCAACTGTTGGGACTGCTGAAAAGGTCTCGTTCCTTGTTCACACTGTGGGTATCCCGGCAGATCACATCTTTTCCTCTCGGGACCCTACGGCGCTATCCAATGCTGCCAAAGCAACCGGCAGGGGCGGCTTTGATGTCATTCTCAGTACGGTTGTCGGAGGAGATTTCCTGTGCGAATCCCTTAAAGCGCTGGCTCCCATGGGACATCTTGTCGACGTTGGTCGGCTCGACGTACTTGAAGCCAAGGACATTGGCTTGGAGCACTTCCAGAGGAACGCCACTCTGACATCGTTCGATCTTAATGTCCTCCTGGACAATGATCCAGAGCTTGGACGCGAGTTGATGCAGACAGTCAATGACCTTTATCGATGGAACGTTATTGCGCCGATTCGCCCCTTTGCCGTTCACGATGTGTCGGAGCTTGACCAAGTCTTGGTGGGCCTGTCCAGGGGCACGCACATTGGAAAACTGGTGGTGTCATTTGAGAATCCAGCCTCTCTGATCAAGCTTGTCCAAGAGCCGCCAGCAGCGAAGTTCGACTCTGAGGCACGCTATGTTGTCACTGGAGGTCTGGGCGGGCTTGGCCGAGCCATTATCAAGTGGATGGTCAGTCGTGGCGCTCGTGACTTTGTGGTACTTTCTAGGCGTGGTATCAACACCCCTGCTGCAAAATTGCTGGTAAAGGATCTTGAGTCGCAAGGCGTTCGTGTCGAGGCAGCGGTCTGTGATGTGAGCAAGCGAGAGAATGTCATGAAAGCGGTCCGCAACGCTGCATCGGGCGACCGGCCTGTCAAAGGAGTGATCCATGCAGCCATGTCATTGACAGATCTCTCGTTCGACAAGCTGACCATTGATCAATGGCGAGATGGGTTTGCTGCAAAGGCTTTGGGTACCCTCAACCTGCACGAAGCCACTCTTTCATTACCTTTGGACTTTTTCGTCATGATCACGTCGACCGAGTCCATCTGGGCACCACCAACTCAAGCGGCATACATCGCTGCAAACAGCTTTCAGGACTATTTTGCCCGCTACCGTCGACGACTCGGCCTTCCCGCGTCCACAGTATCGTATGGCTTGGTGGCTGACGTCAAGTCGGACTTCCTTCACAACTCGGTTGGCACAGATGACATGTACGTACGTAACAAGACCATGACAATCACAGAGCATCAGGTCCTCGCCCAGCTGGAGCCGGCCTTCTTGCCTGCGGAGACAACTTGCTGGGTTGGGCAGGATCAGGACCCGTTGTCGGAGGCCAATATCTTGACATGTCTCGATCCGGTCGGGTTGGCTGAATTGGCATCGATGAACGATCATATCCCACGCTGGTATCGCGATGGGCGCGTGTCGGTTATCATGCGGGCAATGAAGGACGCGCAACGACAAGCGAGCGGGGCAGATGCGGCTCAGGATGGCGCTGGCGGAGCAGGCAAGTCGGCCGTGGCCCGACTGCGGTCGTCATTCTCGGAGGGGATCaagggaggagctggcgccCGGGCCAATACGGTCGCGCTCGTGACCGAAGGCGTGATACAGACTGTTGCTGGGATGTTGTTTATCGATGCGTCAGCAGTGGACCCTGCCAAGAGTATTGCCGAGCATGGCGTTGATAGCCTCATTGCGGCTGAACTGCGGAGCTGGTTCCACCAGGCGTTGAAGACGAACCTCAAGATGGGGGAACTGCTGGACGCACAGACGAGTATCAAGACACTGGCTGAGAATATTGTAGATGCGGCGTTGAAGGAGTAGGTTGAGCATTCATGTCATTACTTTTCGCAGCGTTAGATAGACAGATGAAGTCGTTGAAGCAACTCCTGATGCAACTCCTGATACGACCCTGATGCGATTCCAAATGCGAACTCCTAACCTGCTTCCAATGCTCAGGCGGTAGCCATCAGAGACTGTCGTGATAAGCACTGCGGTAGGTTCACGTGTTCATCCCAAGCTCGGGCACTCGCAGAACTGGCGTCGGCCGAAGTTGCTCGGGTGCTCCCGTGCCAAGGCCGGTGATCGACAGGCTTATCCCTCCGCACTTGATCCGAGGCGGGGTGACGCCAAGACCCTAACACCAATACGGCTTATCCCCGGTAAGTCCGGCAATGCCATCATAAACCACAAcgtccaccaccatcgagaGCAACACTGCTTTTCATCTTGACACATCCTGCAAACTTCTCAACAAGAAACGCAATTGCGATATCTCCAAAATGGCCGGTTCATATGACGCTGCGACTTACTTGCTCGACAAGGAAAACATCCGCGACACTGTCATCCGCATGGTGAGTTGCCAGTGGGTACTCTTTGTCCGGGCAGTGGGAGTTGCTGATGTTCCTTCCCGCAACAGATGTTCGCCTTTGACGACGCCGCCACTGAAACATTGATTAATGATGTTTATGCGCCTGTCATCGAGCTCAGCTACGACAAGCTGTTGCTCGGTGATGAGTTTCATCAGAAGAAGATCTCCAGTGAGGAGTGGGCTAAAAGTCTGGAGCATATGCATGACAAGTTTGATACGACGGAGCATATTATTCAGTGAGTTTTTCCCATCGCCACGCATAGATGAAGCTGATGATTCCCTCGCAGGAACGTTTTGATTGAGCTGCCGCAgccggggggtggggtgcAGAGGCCAAAAAATGTCAAGGCGAGGGCTATCGCTCATGGGATCTTCTACAAgagagatgggggggaggggaggccgAGTGTTATGGCTTTGAGGAATGGGGTGAGTCAGTTTCTGTCAGTGTTGAGGTTGCTTGAGTTCGTTGGGTGGCTGACTTTGTGACACGGTAGGGCTCGTACAAGCTGGAGCTGGTCAGGAttgaggagacggaggagaagggggagaatcCGTGGCGGATTAGTGGGTTGGATGTCACGCTTGACTGGCAGGATATGCCTAGTTTGTGAGAGCCAAATCAATCGCTGTCCCTTTAGCCAGCCTCGGCATCTTCTACCTGTGtctaaagtactttccgtGGAAAGAAAATACTTggctggatgatgaggtcCGTGTTTGTTTGAGAGAAATGCTAGAGGTACACGACCTTTTCTTTCGAGACGTGAATTACCCACATTCTGGTTGGGGTtaggggaaggaagggggtaGGAATAGGGATAGGGTATATCATCTGGTGAATATCGGGCCTTGCGATGGGCTAGCGTTAAAGCCGCGATGGTTCTCAGGGGGCGATGCGTGTTTGAAAAGGGGTAACACTAGACTTTCTCCTGTGCTCCAGCCCCGAAACGGACTCCTGCTACCTATCTAGACCGTGCCTCCGTCTACCTAGCTCTCCAATGGAACTATGGGGTTGTAATATGCAAACTTATTGAGGGGATCGTACTGTGCCTTGAGGGCACGTAGCTTCTCCAACCGCCACGGTTCATAGCCGTACATGGACTCCAGCGACTCGTGGCCCGCAGCATAGTTGACGTATGTCGTGGGCTTCCGCCATTCACCTTCGCCTGCGTTCCACAGATCCTCCGTTTCCCGAGCCCACTGGAAGGCAAAATCCTCCAGGCCCGAGTTTGGTGGAGGCATGGCGTCGAAGTACCTGCGGTGAAATGTCAATACTGTGGTACAGCGGCAGGAACTGTTTCACTCACATCAGAAGATTATCGTCACGCAGTGGAAAAGCAGAGCCCTCCGGCTTGTCCCTCAGAACACCCTCAACGGCATAGCCTTCATGGACTAGCTTGGTGCCTGACAGCAACGGCTCCTTGGAGACCTTCTTGTTGTACAGGTCATAGAGCTGCCGCTGTACAGTGACGTTGTAGACTTGGAGGCCGGCTGTGCCTGTGATATGGACCTTGCTCGGCGCGCACAGATCTGATTCCAGTCCGCTGATCAAGATGTCTGAGATGGAGGTGAATGGCACATCGCCTTCATCCACCGCCACGGGGCCGAGGGCATCGAACGGTGACAGATCCGCTGCGGCATCCTCTTTGGAGCCTCCGTAGATGAATGTCCAGAATATTGTGGCCTGAAGAACTGTTAGTGGTAGGCGGCGGTACCTGTGCTGGCCATTATCTCACCTGAGTAGTGCTCACGCTCGGCTCCATGGTGTAAACACCAAACGCCCCTCCCCACGTCGGCGAAAGGCTACCATTTGCATGGAACTTATTCAGCTCCTCGAAGAGCGGCTCAACGTGTTTGCCTGTGAAGACGTAGTTCCTGTAGTAGTAAGACGGGACCGTGACCGGGTAAATCTTCATATCAAAACTGGTGACAATGCCAAAGTTGTGACCGGCGCCTCTCATCGCCCACCACAAGTCGGGATAGGATGTTTCGCTAACCGTGATGGCTGTTCCATTGGCGAGCACAACGttcaggccgatcaggttGTCGGCTATGAGGCCATGGACGCCCTGCTGCACACCGTGACCGCCTCCCAATGCTGGTCCAACCATGCCGACGCAGGAGCAACTTCCAGTTGCTGAGAGAAGGAGGAACATTGTTAATTTCTAAATAGTCGTTGATTATCAAGGCTAGGAAACTCACTTGTAACATAGCCCTCCTTCCAAAGGACGTCAATCGTCTCATAATTCCGCGCCCCAGCCTGGAGCTTAACCGTCATCGCATCCTTGTTGATGGAGATGTCTGTCAGACTTCTCACATCGATCTGGATGCCGTTGAACCTTCCAACAGTTGACGTTAATGAGTGCCCGCGATTGACAACAAAGAAGTTGATACCATGCTCATTTGCATATTTCACCTAGTTCAAACTGTTGGTTTTCTCGCTCTGAGTGGATAGGCAGGGACCGCTTACAATCGTCGGGATATCGTCCTCTACCCCGGGTTGAACAACAACCTGCACCTGCGGCACCGCGAAATCTTGATATCGCTCGGTAGCGTCCGGCCAACGGGAGTCGTCTGGCCCAAAAATACTGGCATTCTTGGAAAGCAAAGGGCCGAGCCCTTGCTGAACAGACTCAGACGGCAAGGGGCTCTGTCTTGGAACTGGCATCTGAGCGTAGTCCTTTGGGTTGGTATACGCCGCAGCGA contains:
- a CDS encoding Type I Iterative PKS (COG:I; SMCOG1022:Beta-ketoacyl synthase; EggNog:ENOG503NWJ7; antiSMASH:Cluster_5); this translates as MSSSSILEGPHEPVAIIGMGCRWAGDIRDPSGLWDLLKNKRDGWREFNHPRFSAKGFYHSNKERPGSMRTPGAFLMDEDARLFDHSLFGITGREAETLDPSQRKLLEVVYEALENGGETWESISGTRTGVYIGNFALDHILIQARDWESPKSYAATGADTSILANRISYIFNLHGPSLATNTACSSSMYALHMAVSAIRSGDCDGAIVAAANWISDPSMQFVLDKLGALSPTARCHTFDASADGYARGEGYAALYLKKSTIAVVDSLPIRAMIRGTAINANGRTGGITRPSIAGQEDVIREAYKHAGGLPFSETTFFECHGTGTQAGDPIEVTAVGNVFASSRSDAPEDRLLIGSIKPNLGHTEGASAIASVMKVVLSLEAGQIPPTFGIEELNPSIDFAGAKVEVVKDGTIPWPEGKLRRASVNSFGFGGANGHCIIDHVNVVLPDYIKPGISGAGASANSHTANGYSNGKAHEGNNGVVTPPADHSPLTTKPRKTTKADATTRDLVLLPFSAHTEQSLKSNIAALSRVIHRWPLADIAYTLSSKRSRFQQRSFRIVAKSDIQTGLATESRILTSPLRPANIGYVFTGQGAQWHAMGAQLFEYAVFRAAITHLDRVMDALPSRSTWKISDVLAGNCEPDLVLSPQVSQVACTAVQIGLIDLLASWSIAPAAVVGHSSGEMAAAYASGYITAAEAITAAYFRGLAVSQNKAKGAMLAVGVGMDAAMEYLDGKEDRIKIAAINSPGSVTLSGDEDAIESLSASLNEEGVFNRVLRTGGNAYHSHHMVALGGQYNDMLSKGLEHIDNIGLVDKNQRYPLIRWVSSVTPDEAMAFEVGASYWRANLESSVRFSEAVSGMMSLEGDQAVDILVELGPHPALKSPVDQILKSIGKSAPHVASLKRGEDSRESVLQLAGTLFSLNAEVDLVAVNAVDDGLHEGRWSLAHGCTAVDLPPYQYTYGPVNYYESRLSKEYRLRQVLRHDLIGARLPGASKLRPQWRNILRLKDVPWLGDHRLIPDAVFPAAGFIAMGIEAATQVYHELPKAYEITGYSLRKVDIATALRLPEDDCGVDIILSLELADTDATVKSPGWSRFTVSSVSRDSDEWTEHCTGLVKIETSEKPAVASKMGSLTDPRFPGTHAWYNKFTEIGIGYGPTFQPLSDIRADPNQNLAQATVALNTTDNTIEGGESSYALHPAALDGTFQLGLIACYGGQLERAYTAFVPVHLSSMYLKAGLNPHTPATAIAHGQTQGLRGAYIKLQMTDESGSVVLDVDTLRCLSFKESKSDEYTMQSKKALSSPFTRLTWKPDIRTLNNDQIRALFPPPQENNQGAASLEVVDMICCLVVADIYEVFIKSATSVPQPKGELRHWVSWLKWCVEEDNRENMVEAKSLPAVQRHQLLKKLYVEAGDRPEAQAARRLHENMGEILAERKTGIDVLVPDGLLTALYETGHVIVGSYPQLRNVLDCLGHANPNMRILEVGAGTGAGTRVAMGALTRSNGIKRYADYTFTDISAGFLTAAHEFMSGYRDVNYAVLDIGEDPLAHGFEPVYDVVFACEAIHATASMDVTLENCRRLLKPGGRLVLVESTRMRVLLGLLYGTLTGYWLGVGDGRTEGPFMDLETWDRRLRKAGFSGTELALDDYNRPHNTTSILVSTRVEESYVVTNKDTEAKEGPAAVIHLLHGANGPSPLLEQVSSEFERCGVKAVACSINEASETVRPNARTVVFLNDENDLFDTENASLLNSFQHLARNTKSMVWLTSSGIAKGQDPRAAFMIGLLRTIATENPAGRFLSIDIDAETFGEQDDALIRNIVKSELALQNEDASDEEGSKDREFVWQDGCMWVSRVVPDTELGVYIDLSKTPTSRGSRMVPIGSQGPVRAAFETPGILTSLYFRAYTELLQPIPADYVDVQVAAVGVNWKDLGLTSGRFDATGSNLSSEYAGVVTKIGAAVDGLSVGDRVYGVGRGQFGNYTRVPAAFAQKLEPGDILTEMATMPLVYMTAIYAFDYVARLRKGQKVLLQSATGGLGLAAIQVARARGADVFATVGTAEKVSFLVHTVGIPADHIFSSRDPTALSNAAKATGRGGFDVILSTVVGGDFLCESLKALAPMGHLVDVGRLDVLEAKDIGLEHFQRNATLTSFDLNVLLDNDPELGRELMQTVNDLYRWNVIAPIRPFAVHDVSELDQVLVGLSRGTHIGKLVVSFENPASLIKLVQEPPAAKFDSEARYVVTGGLGGLGRAIIKWMVSRGARDFVVLSRRGINTPAAKLLVKDLESQGVRVEAAVCDVSKRENVMKAVRNAASGDRPVKGVIHAAMSLTDLSFDKLTIDQWRDGFAAKALGTLNLHEATLSLPLDFFVMITSTESIWAPPTQAAYIAANSFQDYFARYRRRLGLPASTVSYGLVADVKSDFLHNSVGTDDMYVRNKTMTITEHQVLAQLEPAFLPAETTCWVGQDQDPLSEANILTCLDPVGLAELASMNDHIPRWYRDGRVSVIMRAMKDAQRQASGADAAQDGAGGAGKSAVARLRSSFSEGIKGGAGARANTVALVTEGVIQTVAGMLFIDASAVDPAKSIAEHGVDSLIAAELRSWFHQALKTNLKMGELLDAQTSIKTLAENIVDAALKE
- a CDS encoding hypothetical protein (antiSMASH:Cluster_5; COG:S; EggNog:ENOG503PEIZ), which encodes MAGSYDAATYLLDKENIRDTVIRMMFAFDDAATETLINDVYAPVIELSYDKLLLGDEFHQKKISSEEWAKSLEHMHDKFDTTEHIIQNVLIELPQPGGGVQRPKNVKARAIAHGIFYKRDGGEGRPSVMALRNGVSQFLARTSWSWSGLRRRRRRGRIRGGLVGWMSRLTGRICLVCESQINRCPFSQPRHLLPVSKVLSVERKYLAG